A window of Bacillota bacterium genomic DNA:
AAAACCATATAAAATTCCTTTAAAGTATAAATTATTTACAAAAGAACTAAAAATTGAAGGATTACCTTGTTTTATTATTAGTGGTAAAGGCAATAAACATATTTTTTATTTACATGGTGGAACCTATATTGAAAATCCTTCTCCACAACACTGGGATTTTTTACATAAAATCCATAAAGAAACTGATGCAAACATATTGGTGCCCATTTATCCAAAAACACCAACCTATTCCTTTCAAGAATCGTTTGATCAAGTATTAAAAGTGTATCAAAAAATGTATAAATTGCAAAACCCTTCCAATTTAATTTTAATGGGAGATTCTGCAGGTGGAGGCTTTGCTTTAGCCTTTTCAATGTTATTAAAAACAAAAAAACTTAAACAACCAAGTCAAATTATCTTAATTTCACCATACCTTGATTTGATGCTTGAAAATCCTAAAATTAAAGATGTAGAACCAAGTGATAAGATGCTTGGAGTGATTGGCGGACGAGAAATTGCAAAACAATGGTCAAAAAATACAAATCCAAATCATTATTTGTTAAGCCCTATAAACGGTGATTTAAAAAATCTTCCTCCCATTAGTCTTTTTATTGGAACTTTCGATATACTATGGCCTGATTGCGTATTATTAAAAGAAAAGGCAATCAAAGAAGGGTTATCAATTAATTACTATGAATATATTGGAATGTGTCATGATTTTCCGCTTCTTCCCATCCCAGAGGGGAAACTTGCGGTAAAGCAGATAGTTGAATTAATTAAACACTAAATTACATACAAAAAAAGAGAAGTGTAAAAGCACACTTCTCTTTTTATGTAAAAATTGAATGATAAGTAAATTATGGAAATTTTATTCAGCTAAACCTTCTATTGCACCCTTGATTTGAGCAATAAATTGAGCTTTAGTAAGAGTACCATTTGCATAAAGTGTGTAGATAGGTCCTATTGTTTCCATTCCAAATCCACTAGGCATATCATTTTGCCACCAAGCATAAACATCACCTGATGCCATCCATTCAGCTACTGCAGCTG
This region includes:
- a CDS encoding alpha/beta hydrolase, whose product is MPKVSFASKIVSLIITLRGSKKMYSSKELAQKYIEKKRIENQKPYKIPLKYKLFTKELKIEGLPCFIISGKGNKHIFYLHGGTYIENPSPQHWDFLHKIHKETDANILVPIYPKTPTYSFQESFDQVLKVYQKMYKLQNPSNLILMGDSAGGGFALAFSMLLKTKKLKQPSQIILISPYLDLMLENPKIKDVEPSDKMLGVIGGREIAKQWSKNTNPNHYLLSPINGDLKNLPPISLFIGTFDILWPDCVLLKEKAIKEGLSINYYEYIGMCHDFPLLPIPEGKLAVKQIVELIKH